A genomic region of Miscanthus floridulus cultivar M001 chromosome 3, ASM1932011v1, whole genome shotgun sequence contains the following coding sequences:
- the LOC136546933 gene encoding uncharacterized protein yields the protein MASPALPTDDLLSDIFLRLPEPADLVRTAAACVPFRRLVADRAFLRRFRSLQPAPLLGFLDHYGFHPALPPHASAPAARAVSLAADFSFSFLPASSMGRGWVVRDVREGRVLLDRSPEDGGEEPQVFTEIAVCDPLHRRSVLLPPIPDDLATAVEHPLRLEFDRWCEPFLAPHGADGGDPEDETSFGVICMVQCKAKLVTFAFSSTTGEWRAVASLAWRDLMAGLGGSSRSPAFSGRQYARGCFYWVMDWRDKFLVLDAGRMEFSIADVPPGCHRRQIAIVEAGEGRVGMFALRDHVADGAVSLHYTVRRDDADGSNQWQVEKIIPLDPGFRYYIRGAMERYMLLLRFPEHLSLAGVHVSSSAEMEDLECFSMDARTLQLERVCKLKHHIMRGHAYIYTNFPPSLSPQSI from the coding sequence ATGGCCTCGCCGGCGCTGCCCACCGACGACCTCCTGTCAGACATCTTCCTCCGTCTTCCGGAGCCGGCCGACCTCGTTCGCACCGCGGCCGCCTGCGTCCCCTTCCGCCGCCTCGTCGCCGACCGCGCGTTTCTCCGCCGGTTCCGCTCGCTCCAGCCCGCGCCGCTCCTCGGCTTCCTCGACCACTACGGCTTCCACCCGGCGCTTCCGCCCCACGCATCCGCCCCCGCGGCGCGGGCCGTCTCGCTCGCCGCGGATTTCTCCTTCTCGTTCCTCCCCGCCTCCTCCATGGGCCGCGGCTGGGTCGTGCGCGACGTCCGCGAAGGCCGCGTCCTCCTCGACCGCTCCCCCGAGGACGGAGGCGAGGAGCCGCAGGTCTTCACGGAGATAGCGGTGTGCGACCCCTTGCACCGGCGCAGCGTCCTGCTCCCCCCGATCCCTGACGACCTGGCCACAGCGGTGGAGCACCCGCTCCGCTTGGAGTTTGACCGCTGGTGCGAGCCCTTCCTCGCCCCCCACGGCGCCGACGGCGGGGACCCAGAGGATGAGACGTCGTTCGGAGTGATCTGTATGGTGCAGTGCAAAGCCAAGCTCGTCACCTTCGCCTTCTCTTCCACCACTGGGGAATGGCGAGCCGTCGCGTCTCTGGCCTGGCGCGATCTGATGGCCGGCCTGGGCGGCTCGTCAAGGAGCCCTGCGTTCTCCGGGCGCCAGTACGCTCGCGGCTGCTTCTATTGGGTTATGGATTGGCGTGACAAGTTTCTCGTGCTTGACGCTGGGAGGATGGAATTCTCCATCGCTGACGTCCCACCTGGCTGCCATAGGCGACAGATCGCCATTGTGGAGGCAGGGGAAGGCAGGGTTGGGATGTTTGCGCTCCGCGACCATGTTGCAGATGGTGCAGTTAGCCTCCATTATACTGTAAGGCGAGACGATGCCGATGGTTCCAATCAGTGGCAGGTGGAGAAGATAATTCCGCTGGATCCTGGGTTTCGGTATTACATCAGGGGTGCAATGGAGAGGTACATGCTCCTGCTAAGGTTTCCTGAACACCTAAGTTTAGCAGGGGTGCATGTAAGCTCATCGGCGGAGATGGAAGACTTGGAATGTTTTTCGATGGACGCCAGGACTTTGCAGCTTGAGAGGGTGTGCAAATTGAAGCACCACATTATGCGTGGGCATGCCTACATATATACCAACTTTCCACCATCCCTGTCGCCACAGAGTATCTAA
- the LOC136546934 gene encoding uncharacterized protein, which translates to MAPPTQPTPRRLQSPADLADDALREIFLHLDSAPDLARASFACASFRRVITDHGFLRRYHALHPPPLLGILASGFIPAQPPHTSAIAARAFAQADAADFSFSFLPIPHRWRRRDSRDGRFLLSRVPTGRGYRRGDLLWITDLAVCNPVHRRYLLLPAIPADLTAAVHQPDIVDFETFLAPAAEDDKDTSFRVICLAQCAIKLILFVFSSGEGRWHAVTFDDWSAMITGTGNTASTGTGNPASGSELSQRYYAHRCFYWLMHRRNKLLLLNTSGMEFSTVELPQDYTREIAIVEAGKGKVGMLSLYSLIPHGTVHLSYAILQNDGEIANQWQPEEVLPLPENHHYDIVGVAGGYLLLQGIPEGMSLLHPPKNPNLTCSLEVKTLHLELFCQTNHSILHAELYAGHPPSLSPPSV; encoded by the coding sequence ATGGCTCCACCGACGCAGCCAACTCCGCGCCGCCTCCAATCCCCTGCGGACCTCGCCGACGATGCCCTCAGGGAGATCTTCCTCCACCTCGACTCTGCCCCGGACCTTGCCCGCGCCTCCTTTGCTTGCGCCAGCTTCCGTCGCGTCATCACAGACCACGGTTTCCTCCGCCGCTACCACGCCCTCCACCCGCCGCCGCTCCTCGGCATCCTCGCCAGCGGCTTTATCCCCGCGCAGCCGCCCCACACCTCCGCCATCGCCGCCCGAGCTTTCGCCCAAGCCGACGCCGCAGACTTCTCGTTCTCCTTCCTCCCCATTCCGCACCGCTGGCGCCGCCGCGACAGCCGCGACGGCCGCTTCCTCCTCTCCAGGGTCCCCACGGGTAGGGGATACCGTCGCGGCGATCTTCTCTGGATCACGGATCTTGCCGTCTGCAACCCTGTGCACCGGCGCTACCTCCTGCTACCGGCCATCCCAGCCGACCTAACCGCCGCTGTCCATCAGCCAGACATCGTTGATTTCGAGACCTTCCTTGCCCCTGCTGCTGAGGATGACAAGGACACGTCATTCAGGGTGATCTGCTTGGCACAATGCGCAATCAAGCTGATCCTCTTCGTCTTCTCATCTGGAGAAGGGCGATGGCATGCTGTTACATTTGACGACTGGAGTGCTATGATTACAGGGACCGGAAACACAGCTTCAACAGGGACCGGCAATCCTGCTTCAGGATCAGAGTTGTCCCAACGCTACTATGCCCACAGATGCTTCTATTGGTTGATGCATCGGAGGAACAAATTGCTTTTGCTCAACACAAGTGGGATGGAGTTCTCTACTGTTGAGCTCCCACAGGACTACACCAGAGAGATTGCCATTGTGGAGGCAGGGAAAGGAAAGGTTGGGATGCTTTCTCTCTACAGTCTTATTCCACATGGCACGGTTCATCTCTCGTATGCCATCTTGCAAAATGATGGTGAGATCGCAAACCAATGGCAGCCTGAGGAGGTGCTCCCGTTGCCTGAGAACCATCACTATGACATTGTGGGTGTAGCTGGGGGATATTTGCTTCTTCAAGGGATTCCAGAAGGCATGTCTCTTTTACATCCCCCAAAGAATCCAAACTTGACCTGTTCGCTGGAGGTCAAGACATTGCACCTTGAGTTGTTCTGTCAAACTAACCATTCCATCTTACATGCTGAACTGTATGCCGGTCACCCACCATCTTTGTCTCCACCAAGTGTATGA